The sequence CAGGAGTGTAACCAATTGGTAGCCACCCATCACCGAGTTTTCCAGTTAATGCAAGTGTACGTTTACCACCGGATGCCATGTAAGTTGGTGGACGTGGTTTTCTAATTGGAGGAGCTTGCAAACATGCCCCTTCAAGTTGATAATATTTTCCTGCATAATCTACAGTATGATCAGGAGTTGATTTGTATAATTGATGAATAACTTCAATTTGTTCTTCCCATTTAGAAACAGGTTTCTCAAATGGAATACAAAATTCTTTTAAATTCTGTGCCTCACCTGCACCAATTCCCAAAATTGCTCTACCTTTGGAAACTCTATCAAGAGTAATTGCAGCTAGAGCAATGTTAGAAGGATGTCTTCTAATTGCATCAGTTACACAAGTTCCTAGTTCAACATTACTTGTTACAGCTGCAATTGCAGATAACATTACCCAAGGATCAAGAACAGTTGCATTTTTCCATTGTGGGACATTTGTGTGGTCCATATAAAAAATAGAATCATAACCAGTCTTATCAGCTAGTATGCATGCTGTCAATATTTGGTCTTCAGTATAACCAGCTCTTGCTACATTTAGTCCATTTTG comes from Nitrosopumilus oxyclinae and encodes:
- a CDS encoding LLM class flavin-dependent oxidoreductase, whose protein sequence is MYLASKQLKFGIQNGLNVARAGYTEDQILTACILADKTGYDSIFYMDHTNVPQWKNATVLDPWVMLSAIAAVTSNVELGTCVTDAIRRHPSNIALAAITLDRVSKGRAILGIGAGEAQNLKEFCIPFEKPVSKWEEQIEVIHQLYKSTPDHTVDYAGKYYQLEGACLQAPPIRKPRPPTYMASGGKRTLALTGKLGDGWLPIGYTPELFEDHRKQIEVSMDTNNRTQEEKDNFQMALDIDVYFSDDAEVSWAKMKEAVKVSLFKPEILRVHGLKEIEGFDFVKYFTEYSMSDQSWIVKMREAATKIPDAVARSSTAVGTPEDMIPVFERFMDAGVNHFVIRFWGKNYFGSIDKFASHVMPVLRAKAKQ